One Clostridium estertheticum DNA segment encodes these proteins:
- a CDS encoding DUF1450 domain-containing protein, whose translation MKVKFCKHNQWNDAVITMITETHPNIKISMKKCFGKCHKCKSHPIAMVGKELLVGTDEENLYNNIISKLLIP comes from the coding sequence ATGAAGGTTAAATTCTGTAAGCATAATCAATGGAATGATGCTGTTATTACTATGATAACTGAAACACACCCTAATATAAAGATATCCATGAAAAAATGTTTTGGAAAGTGTCATAAATGTAAGTCTCATCCGATAGCCATGGTTGGCAAGGAACTATTAGTGGGTACGGATGAAGAAAATCTATATAATAATATAATCAGCAAATTATTAATCCCTTAG